The proteins below come from a single Treponema phagedenis genomic window:
- a CDS encoding aldo/keto reductase yields the protein MNKLTDNFKLHNGYEIPVLGFGTWKIEDGDAAINIVKSAIEIGYRHIDTAAAYGNEVSVGKAIKESGVNRKDLFITSKVWTTERGYDKTMAAFERTVSNLGLDYIDLYLIHWPASSSRFKDWKEINLDTWKALTELYKAGRVRAIGVSNFLVSHLRALVETETPPMVDQIEFHPGQMQNETLQFCKEHNILVEAWGPLGRGKMLTDERLVKIANKYNKFVAQLCIRWCLQNGVLPLPKSVTPSRMTENTEVFDFVISDEDIATINAMPYFGGSGHHPDEVDF from the coding sequence ATGAATAAACTGACAGATAATTTTAAACTGCATAACGGATATGAAATTCCTGTTTTAGGATTCGGCACATGGAAAATTGAAGACGGTGATGCTGCAATCAATATAGTAAAATCCGCAATTGAAATAGGATATCGGCACATTGATACGGCGGCTGCTTACGGAAATGAAGTGAGCGTCGGAAAGGCTATTAAAGAAAGCGGAGTTAATCGTAAAGATTTATTTATAACCAGCAAGGTGTGGACAACAGAGCGCGGATACGATAAAACAATGGCAGCCTTTGAAAGAACAGTTTCGAATTTAGGACTTGACTATATTGATTTATATCTCATCCATTGGCCGGCATCAAGTTCCCGATTTAAGGATTGGAAAGAAATCAATCTTGATACGTGGAAAGCATTAACGGAATTGTATAAAGCAGGCCGCGTGCGTGCAATCGGTGTTTCCAATTTTTTGGTTTCTCATTTGCGGGCATTGGTGGAAACAGAAACACCGCCCATGGTTGATCAAATTGAATTTCATCCCGGACAAATGCAAAACGAAACGCTGCAATTTTGTAAAGAGCATAATATTCTTGTTGAAGCGTGGGGGCCGCTTGGCAGAGGAAAAATGCTGACCGATGAGCGGCTTGTAAAAATTGCAAATAAATACAATAAGTTTGTTGCGCAATTGTGTATCCGCTGGTGTTTACAAAACGGCGTATTGCCACTGCCAAAATCTGTAACACCATCGCGTATGACAGAAAACACAGAAGTCTTCGATTTTGTTATTTCAGATGAAGACATAGCGACAATCAATGCCATGCCGTATTTCGGCGGTTCCGGACATCACCCTGACGAAGTTGATTTTTAG
- a CDS encoding DUF2254 family protein, producing the protein MFQLQKNRLWLQNNKIWIYILKYITYSFILLLIVGTIDLKYPQVHNKIPEILLMNVGLSTTLLTTLAGAFLTITTFTFSTMMTVINMYSSSFTPSMLSNFTNKRIVAKVLGVFVGGFLYCLLGLFIIGGIYETRMVLAGGIATVYAIFCMLHFLLFVHEIFKMVRGSNIVQSVYEEALPVIRDQVEKRKNSAYFLQFEYSRSIKIYAIATGYLSIIDTKRILNILSRYDGALVVEQNLGDYVVKGFHIATLHLKQNWEIAPEDEKEFLDKVADCFIYQEEKYAEEDYRYSISKLVETAMCSIGPGSGDPNRGVHCIRKICVLLGKLFSVGNSTIILAEDADFRIVYKGYTVEEELYYTFRQILKWGKSTAVVIDAILEGLYVMYRMSEGEACTEISKYAKYVYKLSTKTIEDPYDKAYIKKTYRVFIDGDEEEINRDILEDE; encoded by the coding sequence ATGTTTCAATTACAAAAAAATCGTCTTTGGCTCCAAAACAACAAAATTTGGATTTATATACTTAAATACATTACCTATTCGTTTATTCTCTTGCTGATTGTCGGAACAATTGACTTAAAATATCCGCAAGTGCATAACAAAATTCCTGAAATTCTTTTAATGAATGTGGGATTATCTACCACCCTGCTTACAACCCTGGCGGGAGCTTTTTTAACAATTACAACTTTTACTTTTTCGACGATGATGACAGTCATCAATATGTATTCCAGCAGCTTTACGCCAAGCATGCTTTCAAACTTTACTAATAAGCGAATTGTAGCAAAAGTTTTAGGCGTTTTTGTCGGCGGCTTCCTTTATTGTTTGTTGGGCTTGTTTATTATCGGCGGAATTTACGAAACGCGAATGGTTCTTGCCGGTGGAATAGCCACCGTATATGCAATTTTTTGCATGTTACATTTTTTACTATTTGTACACGAAATTTTCAAAATGGTTCGCGGTTCAAACATCGTGCAAAGCGTTTACGAAGAAGCTCTTCCGGTAATTCGCGACCAAGTAGAAAAGCGTAAAAACTCCGCTTACTTTCTTCAATTTGAATATAGCCGTAGCATTAAAATTTATGCAATCGCCACCGGCTATTTAAGCATAATAGATACAAAACGCATTTTAAATATTCTTTCGAGGTACGACGGAGCTTTGGTTGTGGAGCAAAATCTCGGGGATTATGTTGTTAAGGGTTTTCATATTGCAACGCTGCACTTAAAACAAAACTGGGAAATTGCACCGGAAGACGAAAAAGAATTTCTCGATAAAGTTGCGGACTGCTTTATTTATCAAGAAGAAAAATATGCCGAAGAAGACTACCGCTATAGTATTAGTAAGTTAGTAGAGACTGCGATGTGCTCAATCGGTCCCGGTTCAGGCGACCCGAATAGGGGCGTTCATTGTATTCGAAAAATTTGCGTATTACTTGGAAAATTGTTTTCAGTTGGAAACAGCACTATAATTCTTGCAGAAGATGCGGATTTTCGCATTGTGTATAAAGGTTACACTGTTGAAGAAGAGCTATATTACACATTTCGCCAAATTCTTAAATGGGGAAAATCAACAGCGGTCGTCATTGATGCAATCCTGGAAGGCTTATATGTTATGTATCGAATGAGTGAAGGTGAAGCTTGTACAGAAATCAGTAAATATGCAAAGTATGTTTATAAACTCAGCACTAAAACTATTGAAGACCCCTATGATAAAGCATATATCAAAAAAACTTATCGGGTTTTTATCGACGGAGATGAAGAAGAAATCAATCGTGATATTTTAGAAGACGAATGA
- a CDS encoding YczE/YyaS/YitT family protein: protein MKNITLRYFYFILGLAINAFGIAFITKSALGTSPISSVPYVLSLRFTAISFGMFTFIMNMIFILLQIVLLRKNFEPIQFLQIVVNVAFSWFIDIAMTALSFLNPQQSILQLVFLLIGCAILAMGICIEVAANTVLIPGEGIVKAIFTVLKAKFGTIKIFFDVSLIVISVILSFVFFGKLNGLGLGTIISAVAVGKIVNIINHSVPFIEKIKNLSAA, encoded by the coding sequence TTGAAAAATATTACTCTTCGTTACTTTTACTTTATATTGGGGCTTGCAATCAATGCGTTCGGTATTGCATTTATTACAAAAAGCGCATTGGGGACGTCTCCCATTTCAAGCGTACCCTATGTTTTAAGCTTACGGTTTACGGCAATCAGTTTTGGAATGTTCACTTTTATTATGAATATGATTTTTATTTTATTACAAATTGTTTTATTGCGGAAAAATTTTGAACCTATTCAGTTTTTGCAAATTGTTGTAAATGTTGCATTCAGTTGGTTTATCGATATTGCAATGACAGCACTCAGTTTTTTAAACCCGCAACAGAGTATTTTGCAGCTTGTTTTTCTTTTAATCGGTTGTGCAATTCTCGCTATGGGAATCTGTATCGAGGTTGCGGCAAACACGGTTCTTATTCCGGGCGAAGGAATTGTAAAAGCGATATTCACTGTTTTAAAAGCTAAGTTCGGCACGATAAAAATCTTCTTTGATGTCAGTCTTATTGTAATTTCGGTTATTCTGTCTTTTGTCTTTTTTGGAAAATTAAACGGACTCGGTCTTGGCACAATTATTTCCGCCGTCGCTGTCGGGAAAATTGTAAACATCATTAACCACTCTGTTCCGTTTATCGAAAAGATAAAAAACTTAAGTGCAGCCTGA
- a CDS encoding YkgJ family cysteine cluster protein, whose translation MEKETYSFRNTRIAQAILALHKVYEEIEEAEGAWMSACPVHCIDGCGMCCVHFEPDLYEVEALYLAAWMLCHQRERALQIMEGNFNENVLDKDRGCLLFDIDNRYHCTVYGGRALICRLFGYSGDRGKDLKIRWRPCKYLTSGNAENSFVKKNYDEASLIAGFGTTPPVMSDFTLRILGIMPESLSQTSPMRKALPAAIAKILMLEKYSLFCEFEPDMDPETPPTQPLAS comes from the coding sequence ATGGAAAAAGAAACATACTCATTTCGGAACACAAGGATTGCGCAAGCAATTTTAGCATTGCATAAGGTGTATGAAGAGATTGAAGAAGCAGAAGGCGCATGGATGTCGGCGTGTCCTGTGCATTGTATTGACGGCTGCGGCATGTGCTGTGTTCATTTTGAGCCCGATTTATATGAGGTTGAAGCTTTGTATTTAGCGGCTTGGATGCTCTGTCATCAGCGTGAACGAGCGCTCCAAATTATGGAAGGTAATTTTAACGAAAATGTTTTAGATAAGGATCGAGGCTGTTTGCTTTTTGATATTGACAATCGATACCACTGTACGGTTTACGGCGGGCGAGCTTTAATTTGCCGCTTATTCGGTTATTCCGGTGACAGGGGAAAGGATTTAAAAATCCGATGGCGACCGTGCAAGTATTTAACAAGCGGCAATGCTGAAAACTCTTTTGTTAAAAAAAACTATGACGAAGCATCTCTTATTGCAGGCTTCGGGACGACCCCTCCTGTGATGAGCGATTTTACATTGCGCATTTTAGGGATTATGCCTGAAAGTTTATCGCAAACTTCTCCGATGCGAAAAGCCCTACCTGCGGCAATAGCAAAAATTCTAATGCTGGAAAAGTACTCACTCTTTTGCGAATTTGAACCCGATATGGATCCGGAAACACCGCCGACGCAGCCTTTAGCATCGTAA
- a CDS encoding pyridoxal-phosphate dependent enzyme codes for MKFYDIRDKSKEFLLKNAVLKGSAKPDSIYMPVSIPQFAKSLIYKNPAPSFRDIAFEAARVFCGEDIPQEDLMGIIIDSYPFTANISPIAPTTYVLDLFQGKTCSFKDFTYRFAARLMQYFNKNEKAPLHVLTIASGAGSAAIASAFHGISGVQLTILYPKGDIPSFEEELLVRFSGNVKVIRIDGDFAACRQLATKVLNDEAVQTKGNLMLLDSANIALLIPQSFYYIYAALAVNAHSSFYNRIENPSIIISVPMDDFGSLTGAFLAKKMGAPIAGFVAASESDNAISEWLAGGTADLSNKTKNNFSLDSRRIEQLYSREEVRKTLAEYRFDKSCIYQAIEKCNDSTGYLIEPQGALAWLAWMDTYKSALYSQKKGMGSQFSVAEPETPFSPDWYTACANKQALGIIPSTAHPAKFGEILRKTTGKDPSIPYRLEDILKLPRKGISLSANYPEFKDWFLHSGR; via the coding sequence ATGAAATTTTATGATATAAGAGATAAATCGAAAGAGTTTTTGCTAAAAAATGCTGTTTTAAAAGGAAGCGCTAAACCGGACAGTATATATATGCCGGTAAGTATTCCGCAGTTTGCTAAAAGTTTAATTTATAAAAATCCTGCGCCTTCGTTTCGAGATATTGCCTTTGAAGCGGCAAGGGTTTTTTGTGGTGAAGATATTCCTCAAGAAGACTTAATGGGAATTATTATCGATTCTTATCCGTTTACCGCAAATATTTCACCGATTGCGCCCACCACGTATGTACTGGACTTATTTCAGGGGAAAACTTGCTCGTTTAAGGATTTTACATATCGATTTGCAGCTCGGCTTATGCAATATTTTAACAAAAATGAAAAAGCTCCTTTACATGTACTAACCATTGCATCGGGAGCCGGCAGCGCCGCGATTGCGAGTGCCTTTCACGGAATTTCAGGTGTGCAACTTACAATTTTATATCCAAAGGGAGATATCCCGTCTTTTGAAGAAGAGTTGCTTGTGCGTTTTAGCGGTAATGTTAAAGTGATCCGCATAGACGGAGATTTCGCTGCCTGCCGGCAATTGGCAACAAAAGTATTAAACGATGAAGCGGTGCAAACAAAGGGCAATTTAATGCTTCTGGATTCCGCAAATATCGCATTGCTTATTCCTCAAAGTTTTTATTATATCTATGCAGCTCTTGCGGTGAACGCACACAGCAGTTTTTACAATAGAATAGAAAATCCTTCAATAATTATATCTGTTCCAATGGACGATTTTGGAAGTCTTACCGGTGCATTTTTAGCAAAAAAGATGGGCGCCCCTATTGCCGGCTTTGTTGCCGCAAGCGAATCCGATAATGCAATTTCCGAATGGCTTGCAGGCGGCACTGCAGACCTTTCGAACAAAACTAAAAATAATTTTTCACTTGACAGCCGGCGGATTGAACAGTTGTATTCTCGTGAGGAGGTAAGAAAAACCCTTGCGGAATACCGATTTGATAAAAGCTGCATATATCAGGCAATTGAAAAATGTAATGACTCCACCGGCTACCTTATTGAGCCGCAAGGAGCGCTCGCGTGGCTCGCATGGATGGACACATACAAGAGCGCCCTTTATTCTCAAAAAAAAGGAATGGGTTCTCAGTTTTCAGTGGCAGAACCTGAAACGCCGTTCTCCCCCGACTGGTATACAGCCTGCGCAAACAAACAGGCGCTCGGCATTATCCCCTCAACCGCACATCCCGCAAAGTTCGGAGAAATACTGCGAAAAACCACCGGCAAAGACCCCTCTATTCCCTATCGCCTGGAAGATATACTCAAATTACCACGCAAAGGAATTTCCTTATCGGCGAATTATCCGGAATTTAAAGACTGGTTTTTGCACAGCGGCAGGTAA
- a CDS encoding radical SAM protein, protein MNYYGNVFRPPSEANSLIIQATIGCSHNDCTFCYMYKGEPFVVRKYEEIVSDLETIREYFPHFERVFIADGDALVLKTETLLKLLDYINENMPNVKRISSYATAGDINRKSVEELISLYDKGLSMLYIGFESGDDEILKSIKKGLYCDDYLRAMEKVKAAGVSSSITIIAGLGGREKWEQNAVNTAKLISMTKPDYVSYLTMRIYKNTPLYLDVLAGKFEMPSPEEILYEIRLFLENVDSEGTIFRSNHASNYVLLGGTLNADIKSLIATIDDTLKKKNFRPGMLRSL, encoded by the coding sequence ATGAATTATTACGGAAATGTATTTAGGCCGCCAAGTGAGGCAAACTCATTGATTATTCAAGCGACCATAGGATGTTCTCATAACGACTGCACATTTTGTTACATGTATAAGGGAGAACCTTTCGTTGTGAGAAAATATGAAGAGATAGTTTCAGACCTGGAAACTATTAGAGAATATTTTCCTCATTTTGAGAGAGTCTTTATTGCCGATGGAGATGCTCTTGTCCTAAAGACAGAAACGCTGCTAAAGCTTTTGGACTATATTAATGAGAATATGCCCAATGTTAAAAGAATCAGTTCCTATGCAACAGCGGGAGATATTAATAGAAAAAGTGTTGAAGAATTGATAAGCCTTTATGATAAGGGGCTTAGCATGTTGTATATAGGATTTGAAAGCGGCGATGACGAGATTCTTAAAAGCATTAAGAAAGGTTTATACTGTGATGATTATCTACGGGCTATGGAAAAGGTGAAGGCGGCGGGAGTGAGCTCTTCTATCACGATTATTGCAGGTCTTGGCGGCAGAGAGAAGTGGGAACAAAATGCGGTTAATACGGCAAAACTCATTTCAATGACAAAGCCGGATTATGTGTCATACCTGACTATGAGAATTTACAAAAACACTCCTTTATATTTGGATGTTTTAGCAGGAAAGTTTGAGATGCCTTCTCCCGAAGAAATTTTATATGAAATACGATTATTTTTGGAAAATGTGGATTCCGAAGGAACGATATTTAGATCAAACCACGCCTCTAACTATGTCCTTCTGGGAGGGACTTTAAACGCAGATATTAAAAGTTTAATAGCTACAATAGACGATACCTTGAAGAAAAAGAATTTCAGACCCGGTATGCTTCGGAGTTTATAA
- a CDS encoding transposase, which yields MRRYSQEFKQQALQLSDEIGTKEAVKNLGISYGTLTDWRKTKNRYKASDGAATAKAIVLDERERQLQREIKELKEANEILQGALAFFVKGWKK from the coding sequence ATGCGACGTTATAGTCAAGAATTTAAACAGCAGGCATTACAACTGTCAGATGAAATCGGCACAAAAGAAGCGGTGAAGAATCTCGGTATTTCATACGGGACGCTGACCGATTGGCGAAAAACGAAAAATCGCTATAAAGCAAGCGACGGAGCTGCAACGGCAAAAGCTATCGTTTTGGATGAGCGAGAGAGACAGCTCCAGCGCGAAATCAAAGAGCTCAAAGAAGCCAACGAAATCTTGCAAGGCGCACTCGCTTTTTTCGTGAAGGGCTGGAAGAAGTGA
- a CDS encoding Crp/Fnr family transcriptional regulator: MDFFMLSNTILFRGITPEEIKNVLLCLGGKQKHFTKEETVYRAGEQVSALGIVLSGSVIIENNDVWGNKTVLDKLGIGKVFAETYACSEKETLMVDVVATEDTDILFLQTKPLLTLCPQTCAYHTKVIRNLVSLLAQKNLHLSHRMFYVSSKSIRGRLLSYLSHQAAQNSSWEFTIPFNRQELADYLQVDRSALSNEISKMQKEGFFTVNKNQFSITLKEFF, from the coding sequence ATGGATTTTTTTATGTTATCAAATACTATTTTGTTTCGGGGCATAACGCCTGAAGAAATAAAAAACGTGCTGCTTTGTCTTGGCGGAAAGCAAAAGCATTTTACCAAAGAAGAAACTGTGTACCGTGCAGGCGAACAGGTTAGCGCCTTAGGTATTGTTTTATCGGGCAGTGTAATAATAGAAAATAATGATGTTTGGGGAAACAAAACCGTTTTGGATAAGCTCGGAATCGGAAAGGTTTTTGCCGAAACCTACGCATGCAGCGAAAAAGAAACTTTGATGGTAGATGTTGTCGCAACCGAAGATACCGATATTCTTTTTTTACAAACAAAGCCCTTACTCACCCTTTGTCCGCAAACCTGCGCATATCACACAAAAGTTATTCGCAATCTTGTTTCACTTTTAGCACAAAAAAACTTGCATTTATCGCATCGAATGTTTTATGTATCATCAAAATCAATTCGCGGCCGCTTGCTTTCATATTTATCACATCAGGCGGCGCAGAATAGCTCGTGGGAATTTACCATTCCTTTTAACAGACAAGAGCTTGCCGATTACCTGCAAGTAGACCGCAGCGCCCTATCAAATGAAATAAGCAAAATGCAAAAAGAAGGCTTTTTTACAGTAAACAAAAATCAGTTTTCTATCACTCTAAAAGAGTTTTTTTGA
- the hcp gene encoding hydroxylamine reductase, which yields MENKMFCFQCQETAGGKGCTLSGVCGKKPDTAAMQDLLMYVTKGLSVVTTQLRAERKTVAADVNHTVTQNLFITITNANFDNEAIITQIQSTLKLKEALLSQIEKKESLPEAALWNEDVSAFAKKAVDVGVLHTKNEDIRSLRELITYGLKGLSAYSKHANALLHDNDEVDAFIQQALTKTLDDSLTVEDLVALTLETGKYGVEGMALLDKANTSTYGNPEMTKVNIGVGKNPGILISGHDLRDMEMLLKQTEGTGVDVYTHSEMLPAHYYPAFKKYSHFVGNYGNAWWKQKEEFESFNGPILMTTNCIVPPKESYKDRLYTTGAAGYPGCKHIAGDIGEEKDFSPLIEQSKRCSPPTEIESGEIIGGFAHHQVFALADKIVDAVKSGAIKKFIVMGGCDGRAKARNYYTEFAKALPKDTVILTAGCAKYKYNKLDLGDIGGIPRVLDAGQCNDSYSLAIIALKLKEVFGLDDINKLPIIYNIAWYEQKAVIVLLALLYLGVKNIHLGPTLPAFLSPNVAKVLVENFGIAGIGTVEDDMQLFFGNDEAKPAISADMLIGSIVRKFPEAVPVLIAQGMHCLGCPSAQTETLANACLVHGLESESVVKALNKSLH from the coding sequence ATGGAAAACAAAATGTTTTGCTTTCAGTGTCAGGAAACAGCCGGCGGCAAAGGCTGTACCCTGTCGGGAGTATGCGGTAAAAAGCCGGATACTGCAGCCATGCAGGATTTGCTTATGTATGTAACCAAGGGGCTTTCCGTCGTAACAACGCAGCTGCGTGCGGAAAGAAAAACCGTAGCAGCGGATGTAAATCACACCGTAACGCAAAATCTTTTTATCACAATAACCAACGCCAACTTTGACAATGAGGCAATTATCACGCAGATTCAAAGTACGCTAAAATTAAAAGAGGCGCTGCTTTCTCAAATTGAGAAAAAAGAATCGCTTCCTGAAGCCGCTTTGTGGAATGAAGATGTAAGTGCCTTTGCCAAGAAAGCGGTGGACGTCGGCGTGCTTCACACAAAGAACGAAGACATCCGAAGTTTGCGCGAGCTTATTACTTACGGGCTAAAAGGCTTGTCGGCGTACTCAAAACACGCAAACGCCTTGCTGCACGACAACGATGAGGTAGATGCCTTTATTCAACAGGCTCTTACAAAAACCTTAGACGATAGTCTAACGGTAGAAGATTTGGTCGCCCTCACTTTAGAGACGGGCAAGTATGGTGTGGAAGGCATGGCGTTACTCGACAAAGCAAACACATCAACGTACGGCAACCCCGAAATGACAAAAGTAAATATCGGCGTAGGAAAGAATCCCGGAATTCTTATTTCGGGGCATGACTTGCGTGATATGGAAATGCTTTTAAAACAAACTGAAGGAACGGGTGTCGATGTGTATACGCATTCTGAAATGTTGCCCGCACATTACTACCCCGCGTTTAAAAAATATTCCCACTTTGTCGGCAATTACGGAAACGCATGGTGGAAGCAAAAGGAAGAGTTTGAAAGTTTTAACGGCCCGATTTTAATGACCACAAACTGTATTGTCCCGCCGAAAGAAAGTTACAAAGACCGTTTGTATACAACCGGCGCGGCGGGATATCCGGGGTGTAAACATATTGCCGGCGATATCGGCGAAGAAAAAGATTTCTCTCCGCTTATTGAACAGTCAAAGCGCTGCTCTCCTCCGACAGAAATTGAAAGCGGAGAAATTATCGGCGGCTTTGCGCATCACCAAGTTTTTGCATTGGCAGACAAAATAGTTGATGCGGTAAAGTCCGGCGCAATAAAAAAATTCATTGTTATGGGCGGCTGCGACGGACGCGCTAAGGCAAGAAATTATTACACCGAATTTGCGAAGGCTCTGCCGAAAGACACTGTTATACTGACAGCAGGCTGCGCAAAATACAAATACAACAAACTGGATTTAGGCGACATCGGCGGCATCCCCAGAGTTTTAGATGCGGGGCAGTGCAACGATTCATACTCTTTGGCAATAATTGCGCTCAAGCTTAAAGAAGTATTCGGCTTGGACGATATAAACAAACTTCCGATTATCTACAACATTGCATGGTATGAGCAAAAGGCGGTAATCGTCTTACTGGCTCTCTTGTATTTGGGCGTAAAAAACATTCATCTCGGCCCGACACTTCCGGCATTTTTAAGTCCGAACGTTGCAAAAGTATTGGTAGAAAATTTCGGCATTGCCGGCATCGGCACCGTCGAAGATGACATGCAATTGTTTTTTGGAAACGATGAGGCAAAGCCTGCAATCAGCGCCGACATGCTAATCGGTTCCATTGTTCGAAAATTTCCCGAAGCTGTTCCCGTCTTAATAGCACAGGGAATGCATTGCCTTGGCTGCCCTTCCGCACAAACCGAAACTTTGGCAAACGCCTGTTTAGTTCACGGATTGGAAAGCGAATCTGTTGTAAAAGCTTTAAACAAAAGCTTGCATTAA
- a CDS encoding hemerythrin domain-containing protein — MDSIELMIKEHENILKFISVIRKACCRILEGAPVPVEDFTAMISFARTYADTHHHGKEEEILFHNMIEHIGQPATGLIQHGMLVEHDMGRFFISRLEEALTRYAADPNTENKLDIIMYSAGWADLLTRHIEKENKVAYVFARRELPPEVLHNIDKKVQVFEQEAAHRNVQEKSLQLLKDLTAKYC, encoded by the coding sequence ATGGATAGTATTGAACTGATGATAAAAGAGCATGAAAATATTTTAAAATTTATTTCGGTTATACGCAAAGCGTGCTGCCGAATATTGGAAGGAGCCCCGGTGCCGGTAGAAGATTTTACCGCAATGATCAGCTTTGCCCGCACGTATGCGGATACTCATCATCACGGAAAAGAAGAAGAGATTTTGTTTCACAATATGATTGAACATATCGGACAGCCCGCCACCGGTCTTATTCAACATGGAATGCTTGTCGAGCATGACATGGGGCGATTTTTTATATCAAGATTGGAAGAGGCTTTAACCCGTTATGCTGCGGATCCAAACACGGAAAACAAACTTGATATTATTATGTACAGCGCGGGATGGGCAGACCTGCTTACTCGCCATATTGAAAAAGAAAATAAAGTTGCCTATGTCTTTGCACGGCGCGAATTGCCGCCAGAAGTTTTGCACAACATCGACAAAAAAGTACAGGTTTTTGAACAAGAAGCAGCACACAGAAATGTACAAGAAAAAAGTTTGCAGTTGCTAAAAGATTTGACAGCTAAGTACTGCTAA